The proteins below are encoded in one region of Ostrea edulis chromosome 3, xbOstEdul1.1, whole genome shotgun sequence:
- the LOC130053449 gene encoding pancreatic triacylglycerol lipase-like codes for MGQHSTHHYYCHRGAVCSGVGKRGDETNMSSILTNNEAMVRATSLCFAILAVKMCMSKRFNKRPESPEEMKLKNVWFEGVDKISENTALPKSFDRTKETDVIIHGYLVDTSLPAIRDLADTLRQRKHNVLLIDWALGAGVNYAQSASNVQTVGAYVYRFLEKNNIPLDKVHIIGQGLGAHAAAEAGKHSKGKIGRITGLDPASPLFETSKFAINKESAQFVDIIHTDARPFGYGMKKRCGHLDIYVNGGRRQPGCTYNPKNPVKIHTLKKATFHKACGHLKAVGYYVESVSDKCKLRACECTYMKFLASKCNPNKCVFWGYDAKKGSEGMYYGVTATAYPYCRTNGSE; via the exons GTGGTGACGAGACCAATATGTCATCCATTTTGACCAATAATGAAG CAATGGTCAGAGCGACCAGTTTATGCTTTGCAATTTTGGCCGTCAAGATGTGTATGAGCAAACGCTTCAATAAACGACCAGAGAGCCCCGAGGAAATGAAGCTGAAAAATGTTTGGTTTGAAGGGGTGGATAAGATATCAGAGAACACTGCCCTTCCGAAGAGTTTTGATCGAACCAAGGAGACTGACGTCATTATCCATGGCTACTTGGTGGATACGTCACTTCCAGCTATACGAGACCTTGCAGACACCCTTAGACAG AGGAAACACAATGTTTTGCTGATTGACTGGGCCTTGGGAGCGGGAGTGAACTACGCTCAATCCGCCTCTAACGTTCAAACTGTCGGGGCTTACGTCTATAGATTCCTGGAAAAGAACAATATTCCGTTGGACAAGGTTCATATCATCGGTCAAGGCTTGGGAGCACACGCTGCTGCAGAGGCAGGGAAACATTCCAAGGGAAAGATCGGTCGTATTACAG GTTTAGACCCAGCCAGTCCGTTATTTGAAACTTCAAAGTTTGCAATCAACAAAGAAAGCGCCCAATTTGTAGACATCATTCACACGGATGCGCGACCGTTTG GTTATGGAATGAAGAAAAGATGCGGCCATCTTGATATCTACGTCAATGGTGGAAGAAGACAACCAGGATGTACCTATAACCCGAAAAACCCTGTTAAGATTCATACTCTAAAAA AGGCAACATTCCACAAAGCCTGTGGACATTTGAAAGCTGTAGGATATTACGTGGAGTCGGTCTCGGACAAGTGTAAACTCCGAGCCTGTGAATGCAcatatatgaaatttcttgcGTCTAAATGTAATCCTAACAAGTGTGTCTTCTGGGGTTATGATGCTAAGAAAGGATCTGAAGGAATGTACTACGGCGTTACCGCCACCGCCTACCCGTACTGTCGAACAAACGGTTCCGAGTAG